The proteins below are encoded in one region of Streptomyces marianii:
- the trxB gene encoding thioredoxin-disulfide reductase has product MSDVRNVIIIGSGPAGYTAALYTARASLNPLVFEGAVTAGGALMNTTDVENFPGFRDGIMGPDLMDNMRAQAERFGAELVPDDVVAVDLAGEIKTVTDTAGTVHRAKAVIVTTGSQHRKLGLPNEDTLSGRGVSWCATCDGFFFKDQDIAVVGGGDTAMEEATFLSRFAKSVTIVHRRDSLRASKAMQERAFADPKIKFAWDSEVSEIHGEQKLTGLTLRNTKTCETSELSVTGLFIAVGHDPRTELFKGQLELDEEGYLRVDAPSTRTNLTGVFGAGDVVDHTYRQAITAAGTGCSAALDAERFLAALADEEKSAAATV; this is encoded by the coding sequence GTGAGCGACGTCCGTAACGTGATCATCATCGGCTCCGGGCCGGCCGGCTACACGGCCGCGCTGTACACCGCGCGTGCGTCGCTGAACCCGCTGGTGTTCGAGGGCGCCGTGACCGCCGGTGGCGCGCTGATGAACACCACCGATGTGGAGAACTTCCCCGGTTTCCGCGACGGGATCATGGGCCCGGATCTCATGGACAACATGCGGGCACAGGCTGAGCGCTTCGGCGCTGAGCTGGTCCCGGACGATGTCGTCGCCGTCGACCTGGCAGGCGAGATCAAGACCGTGACGGACACCGCCGGTACGGTGCACCGTGCCAAGGCCGTCATCGTCACCACCGGTTCCCAGCACCGGAAGCTCGGCCTGCCGAACGAGGACACCCTCTCGGGACGTGGTGTCTCATGGTGCGCCACCTGCGACGGCTTCTTCTTCAAGGACCAGGACATCGCGGTCGTCGGTGGCGGCGACACCGCGATGGAGGAAGCGACCTTCCTCTCCCGCTTCGCCAAGTCCGTCACCATCGTCCACCGTCGTGACAGCCTCCGTGCGTCCAAGGCCATGCAGGAGCGGGCCTTCGCCGACCCGAAGATCAAGTTCGCCTGGGACAGCGAAGTGTCGGAGATCCACGGCGAGCAGAAGCTCACGGGCCTGACCCTGCGCAACACCAAGACCTGTGAGACGAGCGAGCTGTCGGTCACAGGACTGTTCATCGCCGTCGGCCACGACCCGCGCACCGAGCTCTTCAAGGGTCAGCTGGAGCTGGACGAAGAGGGCTATCTGCGGGTGGATGCTCCGTCGACCCGAACGAACCTCACCGGTGTCTTCGGCGCCGGCGACGTGGTCGACCACACCTACCGGCAGGCCATTACCGCTGCGGGTACCGGCTGCTCCGCCGCCCTGGATGCCGAGCGCTTCCTCGCTGCCCTCGCGGACGAGGAGAAGTCCGCGGCAGCGACCGTCTGA